A segment of the Streptosporangiales bacterium genome:
CGCGACGAGCACGTCGGCGAGCCGCCTGGTGTCGATCGGGTCGCCGGCGAGCATGTGGAACGCGATGCGCTGGGCGCTCTTCGGCCCGATGCCGGGCAGCCTGCCGAGCTCGTCGATGAGGTCCTGGATCGCGCCCTCGTACACGTGGAGTCTGCCCGAGCCCGCTCAGGCGCCGAGCATGCCGGTGCCCATGCCGCCGCCCAGCGCCTGGGCGAACGGACCGAGCCGCTGGGTCTGCAGCTCCTGGGCGTTGGCGGAGGCGTCGCGCACCGCGGCCACGACGAGGTCGGCCAGCGTCTCGGTGTCGTCGGGGTCGACGGCCTTGGGGTCGATGAGCAGCGCCTTGAGCTCACCCGTGCCCGACACGGTCGCCTTGACCAGCCCGCCGCCGGCGGAGCCGTCGACCTCGGCCTCGGCCAGCTCCTGCTGGACCTCCACCATCTGTTGCTGCATCTGCTGGGCCTGCTGCAGCAGCTCGTTCATGTCCGGGTTGCCTGGTATCACGGGCGCTCCTGCGTCTTCGATGGGTCACGCCGCCCGCCATGGGTCGACGACGTCCTCACGGGCGAGCCTACGACTCGTCAGGGCTCGTCGATGACCCGGGCGCCGAGCTCGCGTTCGAGCAGTGGGAGGCCGGTGAGGTCGCCGTCACCGGAGTCGGCGACCACGTCGTCGGTCTCCTCGTCGGGCAGGTCGGCGGGTGGGGTGGGGTCCGGCGGGACGGGGGGCTCGTCGCGTCGCGGTGCCGGCGCGGGCGTGGCGGCCGGCGAGGCCGCCGGGGCGTCGCCGCCCTGCGACGCGGGCGCGGGGCCGGAGCTCGCCTCGATCCGCCAGTCGACGCCGAGCACCTCGGCGAGTGCCTCGCGGAGCACGGTGTCGCAGCCGTTCTGCGCGAAGCCCTTGGCGTCGCCCTCGCGGGGGAAGACCAGGCGGAGCACGCCGCCCTCGGCGCCGGCCACCTGCGCCTTGCCGTCGAGCACCATCCAGGCGAACCTGCGCCTGGCCTTGACGGCCTCGAGCACCTCGGGCCAGAGCCGGCGCAGCTCACCGACGTCGGCGACGTCGCGTGCCCGCGCGTCGCCGGACGGCGCGACCGGGCTCGAGGCGGGGGTCGCCTCAGCGGGCGGTGGCGCGGAGGCCGCGGGCGCCGGCTCCTCGACAACGGGAGGCGCGGTCGGCACCTCGGGCGCCCGGGCCTCCGTGGGAGGCGTCGGGACGTCGGCGGGCGGAGCCTCGACCACCGGGTCGGGAGCCGGTGCCGGTGCCGGCGCCGGCGCCGGGGTGGACGGGACGGGCTCGGCGCGCGCAGGGGCCGGCGGCGCCTCGGACCCCGTGTCGGGCGCGGAGCCGACCATGCGCAGCCGGCGTTCCATCCGGTCGAGCCGGGCGGCGAGCGCGGCCTCGCCGCCGAGCGCCTCGGGCAACAGCAACCGGGCGCACATCAGCTCCAGCAACAGCCGGGGCGCGGTGGCCCCGCGCATCTCGGTGAGCGCGTCGCTCACGATGTCGGCGGCCCTGGTGAGCGCGGCGGCTCCCCCGCGGTCAGCCTGGCCGCGCATGCGCTCGAGCCGGTCGGGCGGCGCGTCGAGCAACCCGCGGTGCTCGACGTCGGGGACCGCGGCGAGGACGACGAGGTCGCGGAGGCGCTGCAGCAGGTCGGCGGCGAACCTGCGCGGGTCATGGCCGCTGGAGATCACCTGGTCGACGGTCTCGAAGACGGTAGCCCCGTCACCCGCGGCGAGGGCGTCGACGACCTGGTCGAGGAGGTTCTCGTCGGTGTAGCCGAGCAGCGCGACGGACTGCTTGTAC
Coding sequences within it:
- a CDS encoding YbaB/EbfC family nucleoid-associated protein, translating into MIPGNPDMNELLQQAQQMQQQMVEVQQELAEAEVDGSAGGGLVKATVSGTGELKALLIDPKAVDPDDTETLADLVVAAVRDASANAQELQTQRLGPFAQALGGGMGTGMLGA
- a CDS encoding DNA polymerase III subunit gamma and tau, with the protein product MSLALYRKYRPGSFAEVVGQEHVTEPLQQAIRNGRVHHAYLFSGPRGCGKTTCARVLARSLNCAQGPTPEPCGTCDSCVALAPNGPGSIDVIEIDAASHGGVDDARELRERAFFAPVSSRFKIYVIDEAHMVSKDGFNALLKLVEEPPEHVKLIFCTTEPEKVIGTIRSRTHHYPFRLIAPQVLRSLLARMCEDEGIAVESAVLPLVVRAGAGSARDALSVLDQLLAGAGAEGVSYKQSVALLGYTDENLLDQVVDALAAGDGATVFETVDQVISSGHDPRRFAADLLQRLRDLVVLAAVPDVEHRGLLDAPPDRLERMRGQADRGGAAALTRAADIVSDALTEMRGATAPRLLLELMCARLLLPEALGGEAALAARLDRMERRLRMVGSAPDTGSEAPPAPARAEPVPSTPAPAPAPAPAPDPVVEAPPADVPTPPTEARAPEVPTAPPVVEEPAPAASAPPPAEATPASSPVAPSGDARARDVADVGELRRLWPEVLEAVKARRRFAWMVLDGKAQVAGAEGGVLRLVFPREGDAKGFAQNGCDTVLREALAEVLGVDWRIEASSGPAPASQGGDAPAASPAATPAPAPRRDEPPVPPDPTPPADLPDEETDDVVADSGDGDLTGLPLLERELGARVIDEP